The segment ACGCCGTGGTCGACGCGCTGCGGCCGCTGGGCGTGAAGCACCTGGACATGCCGCTACGATCGGAACGGGTGTGGGGGGCGATGCAGGCCGGCGGCGCGCGCTGACGCCCGGCTCAGTCGGGCAGGGCGGCCAGGATGTCGTCGACGTGGTACCCTCGGCTGGCCATGACCGAGCCCGCGCCGTGTTGTTGCCTGGCCAGCGACGCCACCAGACGGGCCTTCCTAATGTCGCTGTTGGGCGCCGTCGCGGCGGCGTGCGCCGGTCCCACCGCCACCGGGTCGGCGCAGCGCGAGCGCGACCTCATGGCGCAGGCGGCGTCGGTCGTGACCGGCTCTCCGACCGTCGATCTGCACGCGCACCCCGGCGGCTTCACGCGCGCCCGTACGGGTCAGCTCTCCACGACGGCCCTCGACGACATGCGGCGCGGCGGTGTCGACGCCGCGTTCTTCAGCGTGGTGACGGACGGGCCCGTCATCCGCCGGGAGCCGGGCGGCATCCGCACGTACCGGGAGCCGCGCCCGGGTGAGCTCTATCGCTCGGCGCTCGGCCAGGCCGAGCGGGTGCGAGTGCGCGCGCACGAAGGACGGCTCACGCTGCTGCTCGAGCCCGGCGACCTGGCCACGGCGCGTCGCGCCGGGTTGCCCGGCGCGCTGCTCGCCCTGGAAGGCGGCGACGCGCTGGAGGGCCGGGTGGCCCGCGTGCGCGAGTTCCACGCGCTCGGCGTGCGGTCCATCCAGCTCATGCACTACCGCATCAACGAGCTGGGCGACATCCAGACGGCGCCGGCGCAGCACGGGGGCCTCACCCCGCGTGGCCACGACGTGCTGGCCGAGATGAACCGGCTCGGCCTCGTGGTGGACGGCGCCCACGCCGCGCCGCAGACGCTGCGCGACATCCTCGCCGCCTCGCGCGCGCCGATCATCGTTTCCCACACGGGGCCGGCGGCCCTGCGGCCCTACGCCCGGCATCTCGCCGACGACCTCCTGCAGGCCGTTGCCGCCCGCGACGGCGTCATCGGCATCTGGCCGCTGTCGCGTGGCGGGCTGGGCTCGCTCGACCAGATGCTGGCGGACATCGAGCACGTGCGCCGCCTCGTGGGTCTCGACCACGTCGGGATCGGCACGGACATGGCCGGCCTGTCGAGGTTCACCGTGATCCCGACCTACCGGGACTTCGCGCCGCTGCCGGCCGCGCTGCTGGCCCGCGGGTACGGCGAGAGCGAGCTGACCAGGCTCCTCGGAGGAAACGTCATGCGCGTGTTCGAGGCGGCGACCGCCGGGAAGATGACATGAGCGACGCCAGGACGCGGCAGCTGGCCGTGGGGCTCAGGCACGTGCGCACGGTCACGGTCACGGACGACATGACGCCCGCGCACCTGCGAGGCGAGCCGATTCGCGTGCTGTCCACTCCGGACATGATCCGGCTCATCGAGCAGACGGCCATCGAGGCGGTGCAGCCCTACCTGGCGGCCGGCCAGGCGACCGTGGGCACCCGGGTCGACGTCGCACACCTCGCGGCGACGCCGGTCGGGATGACCGTCACCATCACCATCGAGCTCACCGAGATCGACCGGCGGCGGCTGGCCTTCCGCGTGCAGGTCCGTGACGAGCTCGACGAGGCGGGCCGCGGCACCCACGAGCGGTTCATCGTCGACGGCGCCCAGCGGTTGCCGCGGCTTCAAGATAAGGTGAATCGCTGGAAGGCCACGGGAGGCAAGCCGACATGACCGACACGCCGATCCGCGTGGGATTCGTGGGCGCCGGAGCCAACTGCCGGCGTCACCATCTCCCGAAGCTCCAGGCCCAGCCCGGCGTGGAGGTGATCGCCGTGGCCAATCGCACCCGGGAATCGGGCGAGCGGGTGGCCAAGGAGTTCGGCATCGCGCGCGTGCACGACGACTGGCGGGCGGTCGTGGAGGCCCGGGACGTCGACGCCGTCTGCATCGGCACCTGGCCGTACATCCACTGCGAGGTCACGCTGGCGGCGCTGGCCGCCGGCAAGCACGTGCTGTGCGAAGCCCGGATGGCGATGAACGCGGCCGAGGGGCGGCGGATGCTGGAGGCCTCCCGGCGGGCGCCGCACCTGATCGCCCAGCTCGTTCCCGCCCCCCACACGCTGGAGCTGGATGGGACGCTCAAGCGGCTGCTGGCCGAGGGCTATGCGGGCGAGGTGCAAGCCATCGAGGTGCAGGCGACCCAGCAGGCGCGCTTCGCCGACCTGGGCGAGTCGCTGCACTGGCGGCAGGACATCCGGCGCAGCGGCCACAACATCCTCAACATGGGGATCTGGTACGAGGCGATGATGCGCTGGGTCGGTCCGGCCCGTCGCGTCATGGCCATGACCCGTATCGCCGTGCCGCGCCGCAAGGACGAGACCGGCGCCTGGCACGAGGTGAAGGTCCCCGACCACGTGGATATCCTGATCACCCTGACGACCGGCGCCGTCGGCCACCTGCGCTTCAGCGCCCTCACCGCTCTGGCGCCCCCGGCTGAAGCCTGGATCTTCGGCAGCGAGGGCACGTTGCGGATCGAGCCCGACGCCAGGCGGCTGTCGGGCGGCCGGGGCGGGGACAAGGCGCTGGGCGAGATCGCCATCCCGGCCGCCCAGCGAATCGGCTGGCGCGTCGAGGAGGAGTTCGTCAACGCCATCCGGGGCCGGGAGAAGGTCACCCACACGACCTTCGAGGACGGCGTCCGCTACATGGAGTTCACCGACGCGGTGGCCCGCAGCGCGGCCAGCGGCCAGGCCGTCGAGGTCGCCGAGCTCTGAGGCGATACGCCGCGGGCGCGGCCCTCAGGTCTGCTTGTAGAATCGGGCCGCGTTGTCCCAGAGCAACTTGCGCCTGGTGTCCGGCTTCAGGCTGGACCAGCGCAGGATGTTGTCCACGGAGTTGGGGAACTGGCATTCCGAATGCGGGAAATCGGAGCCGTACATGAGGATGTCGTCTCCCAGGACGCTGGTCACGTAGTTGAACATGTCCTCACCCTCGTGCCGCTCGATGCTGCAGAAGAATCGCCCACTCGTGATGTACTCGCTGGGGGCGTGCTTGAGCGGCGCGATGCCGCCGACGTAGACGGCCTGCTCGTCCATGCGCTTGGCCCAGAAGGGAAGCCAGCCGAACCCGCATTCGAGGATGCCCATGCGCAGGCGCGGATAGCGGTCCATGATGCCTCCTCCGATGAAGGCCGCCATGAACCGCATGCCGCCCCAGGGATGGGAGGCCAGACGCCCGAGGAAGATGTTGTCCCAGAGATCCTGGTAGCCGGGGAAGTAGGGGGCGTCCCAGGTCAAGCTGTGGTGCACCACGGCCAGGTCGTGTTCCTCCGCGGCCTGCCAGATGGGCTCCAGGTCCGGGTGGTCCACGGGAATGTCCTTGCCGAGCAGGGGCATGACCGCGGCCGCCCACTTCGAGGTGCCCCACCGGCGGATCTCGCGCACGCCCTCGTCGACGGCGCGGGTGGAGGCCACGATCGCGGTCTTGAGCCGCTCCGGAAACTGACCGCAGAACTCGGCAGCATGGCGGTGGTAGGCCCGAATCAGCCCGAGCTCGAGCTCGACGTCGGGCAAGCCGACGGCACTGAGCCAGAGGGTGGGGACCAGGAAATGGACGTCGGTGCCCTCGTCGTCCATGTCCTTGATACGGTTTTCGGCCCGATCGTCCTGCACGCCCGGCCGGGGCTGCTGGGCGCCGCGCCAGGTGGTGCCGCGGCCGGTAAAGGTCTCGTGCGGGCCCGCCTGGCCCAGGACGCGCCGGAAGAACTTCGTGCCCACCCGGTACTGGTGGGTGTTCGGAGTCCCGCCGATCGGGCTGCCCGGCATTCGATAGGGCGCCAGCTCGGCCAGGCGCGGCCGGAAGCTCGTATCGACGTACCGCTCCAGGACTTCGGCGGCGGGGTTGACGTGCGTGTCGGCGTCGAACGCGCGAAAACCGTCTCGCATGGGCATCTCCTCCCGAGCCCGGGCGTCGTCCGCGCCCGGGGTCGCGACTATACGCCACTTTTCGCGGCCGGTGGGGGCTCGTGCCGGGGCCGGTGAAGTCCGCCGACCGGCTGCTTTCACCGGGCGCCGTCACCGCCCTGTTTCTCGAGCGCCAGCACCTGGCCCGGCCACGCGCGGCCCGGCTGACGGCCCGCCGCCTGGGCCGTTTCGTCGAGGACGTGGGCGGGCTCCAGCTCGATTCCATCAACGTCCTCGACCGGGCCCACTACCTGACCGTGTGGAGCCGGTTCGGCCCGTACGATCGCGCGTGGCTCGACGGCGTCGTGTATCGGCGTCGGCTGCTCTTCGAGTACTGGGCGCACGCGGCCTGCCTGGTGCCGACGACGATGTTGCCGTGGTGGCGCCGCGCCATGCTCGACTACCGCCTGCGACACACCGGCTGGTCCGATTACCTTCGCCGGAATCCGCGCGTGCTGGCCCGGGTGAAGGCGGAGGTGTCGGCCCAGGGCCCCATGGGTAGCGCCGACTTCGACGGGCGCCGCCCGTCCGGCGGAGGCGGGTGGTGGTCGTGGAAGCCGGTGCAGCACGCCCTGCACTATCTGTGGATGACGGGCGCGTTGACCGTCCACTCCCGCCGGCACTTCCACAAGCGCTACGACCTCCTGGAGCGCGCCCTTCCTGCCGTGCTGGGCTGCGCCCCGGTCTCGGCGCAGGACTTCGCGCGCTGGCATCTCGAGCGCTCGCTGCACGCGATGGGCGCGGCGACGGAGCGTGACCTGGCCGCCTATCTGACGT is part of the Candidatus Methylomirabilota bacterium genome and harbors:
- a CDS encoding membrane dipeptidase, translating into MTGSPTVDLHAHPGGFTRARTGQLSTTALDDMRRGGVDAAFFSVVTDGPVIRREPGGIRTYREPRPGELYRSALGQAERVRVRAHEGRLTLLLEPGDLATARRAGLPGALLALEGGDALEGRVARVREFHALGVRSIQLMHYRINELGDIQTAPAQHGGLTPRGHDVLAEMNRLGLVVDGAHAAPQTLRDILAASRAPIIVSHTGPAALRPYARHLADDLLQAVAARDGVIGIWPLSRGGLGSLDQMLADIEHVRRLVGLDHVGIGTDMAGLSRFTVIPTYRDFAPLPAALLARGYGESELTRLLGGNVMRVFEAATAGKMT
- a CDS encoding thioesterase family protein, with the protein product MSDARTRQLAVGLRHVRTVTVTDDMTPAHLRGEPIRVLSTPDMIRLIEQTAIEAVQPYLAAGQATVGTRVDVAHLAATPVGMTVTITIELTEIDRRRLAFRVQVRDELDEAGRGTHERFIVDGAQRLPRLQDKVNRWKATGGKPT
- a CDS encoding Gfo/Idh/MocA family oxidoreductase; the encoded protein is MTDTPIRVGFVGAGANCRRHHLPKLQAQPGVEVIAVANRTRESGERVAKEFGIARVHDDWRAVVEARDVDAVCIGTWPYIHCEVTLAALAAGKHVLCEARMAMNAAEGRRMLEASRRAPHLIAQLVPAPHTLELDGTLKRLLAEGYAGEVQAIEVQATQQARFADLGESLHWRQDIRRSGHNILNMGIWYEAMMRWVGPARRVMAMTRIAVPRRKDETGAWHEVKVPDHVDILITLTTGAVGHLRFSALTALAPPAEAWIFGSEGTLRIEPDARRLSGGRGGDKALGEIAIPAAQRIGWRVEEEFVNAIRGREKVTHTTFEDGVRYMEFTDAVARSAASGQAVEVAEL
- a CDS encoding amidohydrolase family protein encodes the protein MRDGFRAFDADTHVNPAAEVLERYVDTSFRPRLAELAPYRMPGSPIGGTPNTHQYRVGTKFFRRVLGQAGPHETFTGRGTTWRGAQQPRPGVQDDRAENRIKDMDDEGTDVHFLVPTLWLSAVGLPDVELELGLIRAYHRHAAEFCGQFPERLKTAIVASTRAVDEGVREIRRWGTSKWAAAVMPLLGKDIPVDHPDLEPIWQAAEEHDLAVVHHSLTWDAPYFPGYQDLWDNIFLGRLASHPWGGMRFMAAFIGGGIMDRYPRLRMGILECGFGWLPFWAKRMDEQAVYVGGIAPLKHAPSEYITSGRFFCSIERHEGEDMFNYVTSVLGDDILMYGSDFPHSECQFPNSVDNILRWSSLKPDTRRKLLWDNAARFYKQT
- a CDS encoding crosslink repair DNA glycosylase YcaQ family protein, with the translated sequence MKSADRLLSPGAVTALFLERQHLARPRAARLTARRLGRFVEDVGGLQLDSINVLDRAHYLTVWSRFGPYDRAWLDGVVYRRRLLFEYWAHAACLVPTTMLPWWRRAMLDYRLRHTGWSDYLRRNPRVLARVKAEVSAQGPMGSADFDGRRPSGGGGWWSWKPVQHALHYLWMTGALTVHSRRHFHKRYDLLERALPAVLGCAPVSAQDFARWHLERSLHAMGAATERDLAAYLTFPRFGPSGRRAVLRAMLAGGEVTEVVVEGRPGRWFALTRDLPALARTRPGGPLAAGTTLLSPFDSLLWSRERVRRLFDFDYRIEVYTPGDQRVHGYYTLPILHRGRLIGRVDAKAHRAERHLEVRHVHFEPWFPAGLDPDEALDGLAEALRSLAGFVGGDAVVLRRVSPARLRAALGRALSRQ